ACTTGGTGGGTGGATTGTTGGTTTTGCAAACTTTAGGCGTTGATTTATCAAAGTTACTGCTGGCATTAGGCGGAATTGGGTTTATTCTAGGCTTTGCACTCAAAGACATTCTGGCTAACTTCTTCAGTGGGTTAGTTCTATTGATTGATACCCCGTTTAGCTTTGGCGATGTCATTTCACTCGGTGACAATGAGCGGGCTATCATTCGTAAAATCGGACTGCGGGTCACAAAACTTTATCTGATCGATTCTCACGCCGAACTTTACATCCCAAATGGCAAACTGGAAAGTGACAGCATCCTGAACCTGAGCCGTCCAACCAACCACTATTACTACACCGTTTCTATCCCCATTAAAGGCGATGTTGATCCAGCCCGAGCGATCGCCTTGATGCAGAAGGTGGTTTTGGCTCATCCCGGTACGATGGGAGATATCGGACAAAAGCTTGGAGTCATCGATCGCTATTACGGCTATTCGCTACCGGTGTTGGCGAACGAGAAGCGGGAGTCAGGAAAACAGCGGTTGATCGCTGAGCAACAGGTCAGCAGAAATTTGGACAACGTTGAAACCGCGTTAGCCAATTTGGCTGAAAAGCTAGGGTTCATGGAAAAAGGCGGATTAGATGGAGAGGAAATCCGGCTGCTGCGAGGGTGCTATCTGGAGATTTGTGAAATGATTGGCCTGGAGTTGTTTTCCGATCACTTTGATAAGCGCAGGCGACCTCGTTTGGTAGAAGCCTCTGGCAGTGGAGAGATGACGCTGATTGAGTCGATCCGACAGTGGTATAAAACATGGATCACAGATCCAGATCTCTTTAAGGAAGATATTGTGATGCTACCCCGATATTGGGAACAAAAACTCGGGTTACTCAAATCGAAAGCCAACAAGGTCTTCCGAGTTGTCAATAATCCTACAGGTCAAGAGACTCGTGTGGATAACCTGATTGAGGAATTGCGGTCTTGGATGAAAGAAAGCTTCAAATCATCGCGCAATGAATGGCAAGATCCCAAGGTATTAATCAACGAAGTGAAGGGAGAATTTGTTCGGGATACAACCGTTAAGTTTTACATTGATGACATCAAGCTAGAGCATTGCGAACGGGGAAATCGGATCAAGAGTGAAGTGCGTCAGGAGCTAATTTGGCACTTGAGACAAGAGTATTTGATGTAGGGAATTTAGTTTTTGTAGTGAGAAACTAAACACGAATTTACATCTACAAGTCTTTAACGAGATCTTTTGTCGTGCTATTCAACAGATTCAATAAACCTGGCATCGCTCTAGGGACTATTTTAGCATTTATTGGGTTTGGGGTGTTAAGTGTTTGGTTCCTCAGTAAAGCCATGCAAACTATTCCTCTGGGTACTGCTTATGCCGTTTGGACAGGTATTGGAGCATTAGGAACTATAATTTTGGGAATTCTTATTTTTAAAGATCCGGTTAGTTTGGGAAGATTATTTTTTCTGAGTTTATTAGTAATTTCTTTAATTGGCTTAAAAGCAACTTCCTCCTAATTTAACTCATCTTTTATTCCTTTTCTTCTTCATCCACATAAATTCTTCCATTCGGCATTGTTGCTCCTTTTAACTGGGCATCCCGTAGATTTGCCCCCTCTAAATCTGCCCCTTTTAAGTTAGCTCCGCGTAAATTTGCCCCTTGTAAATAGGCATTTTGCAAGTTAGCTTTACTTAAATTTGCTCCTCGTAAATCTGCTCCCGCTAAATTGGCTTCTTGTAAATTAGCTCGTTCTAAATACGCGCCTAATAAGTTAGCTCGTTCTAATTTTGCTCCTTTTAAATTTGCTTTTTTTAACTCTGCATCTTCTAAGCTTGCACCTTCTAATACGGCATCAATTAATTGAGCATTATTCAAGTTCGCTTGATTCAGTTTAGCATAACCTAACTTGGCTTTTTCTAAATTGGCATTTTCTAAATTAACCTTTTCTAATTGAGCTAACCATAACACCGCTTCAGATAAATTAGCATCTTGTAAATTCGCTTGATTTAAAATCCCATTCCCTAAATTGGCTTGGGTTAAATTTGCTTCCGTTAAAACCGCATTTTGCAAGTTAGCTTTGTCTAAATTCGCATCTTCTAAAATAGCACCATTGAGATTAGCATTTTTTAATTGAGCTTGTTTGAGATTGGCTGACGTTAAATTAGCCATTAAGAAATTAGCAGATTCTAAAATAGCACCTTCTAAATTTGCTTTGCGTAAATCAGCTTGTCTGAATGTAGCATTATTGAGGTTCGCATTTTTTAAATTAGCTTGCCATAAATTAGCTTGTTGAAAATCAACATTATTCAATTTTGCCCCCATTAAATTAGCATATCCTAAGTTAGCACTTGCCAATTGACTATCTCGTAAATCTGCACCCGCTAAGGTTGCACCCCGTAAATCAGCTAACTCTAAATTTGCATCATTCAAATCAGCATTTTCTAAATTTGCTTTCCATAAATATGCTTCTCTCAAAGACGCTTTTTTTAAATTAGCTTTACTTAAATTACATTCAGGACATTTCTTTGTTGTTAATAGAGTTTCTTGCGGATTTTTAGGTTGCTTTTTAGCCGATGATGTTGTTAAATTAGACGCTTCTGTCTTCAAACGTTGGCTCAGGCGACTATTTTCGACCCAAACCCAAATTGCTATTCCTGTACTCAAAACAGCCACACTTGCCAAAATCATATTAGCAACAGCTTTTCTAGGTTTAGGGGTTGGAGATTCTGATTCTGTTCCTAAATCCGATGATTTTAAACCAGGTAAGGCTTTTTTCGAGTCAAAGCGTTCTTTGGAGTTTGGTTCTAGCATTGTTTCTAATGATTCTAACCTTTCGGGTTTGCTCGCTGACAATCCTGTTTTACCTTTCATACCACGATTTTTTACCGATGAGGAGGGGGGTCTATCTACAAACCCGGATAAATTTTGAGCAATTTTGGATGTTTCGCTAAACTAATCTCCTAAACTAAGCTGTTCATTCTCTAGTATTGTGATGAAGAAATTACCCAATTATTGTAGGGGGAGCGTCCCCGCTCCCTAGAATATAATACAGTTTAAATCCCATTCCCTATTTTCTACTTTTAAAAGACAAAACCTTCTGTTATCGTGATAAACCTATCTCGAATTTCAGCCGGAGTGACATCATTAACACTCCCAATTAAAATATTTCTTTCATTGGTTTTGAGATAAATATAAGTCAAGATTCCCTCTGCTTCAGGATTAGTAATATCAACTAAATCAGAAGCTTGTTGTTCAGGGAAAAAGGGTTTAAGATTTTCAGGAATAACTAAACAACGTATCATTGCCATCATTCCCCACTAAATAATCCTCTCCCTGTCCACCCCATAACAAATCATTTCCCCCAAATCCGATTAACATATCATCCCCAGAATTCCCATTCACTTTTTCAGAATCATTCGACCCTTGTAAAGTATCATTTCCTTCTAATAACCCTACACCTAATGAATAATTGATTAACTGTCCAGCCGTTAGTAAAATAGAGTCGGATTGATTCGTTGCAACTAAACGTTGTTCTCCAGATGGGTCAGGAATCAGAACCATAATATCACCCTAAATTAACATCATTTTTGCGATCGCTCGCTAATATAGCTATAATAAAATTGTTCTGAGTCTGATCTATGTCACAACCTTCTTCTGATCTCAATTCTCGACAATATCGCTTGCAACTCAGAATTCAAGGAACAGTGCAAGGCGTTGGCTTTCGTCCGTTTATTTATCGTCTCGCAACTCAGTTAAACTTAACCGGATGGGTGAATAATTCCGTTCAAGGTGTCTGTATTGAAGTGGAAGGTTTACGGGAGAATTTAGAACAGTTTCAACGCCGTATTCAACAGGAAAAACCACCTCAATCTGAAATCCAAAGTTTAGACTCGGTTTGGTTACCAACGGTAGGTTATTCTCAATTTGAAATCCACGTTTCTGAATCTACAACTCACGCTCAAAAATCGGCAATTGTATTACCCGATTTATCAACCTGTTCCGACTGTTTACAAGAAATTTTTGATCCTGAAAATCGCCGTTATCAATACCCGTTTACAAACTGTACCAATTGTGGCCCCCGTTATTCGATTATTCAAGCGTTACCTTATGATCGAAATCACACCACAATGGCAACTTTTACCATGTGTTCTGATTGTCAGAAGGAATATAATAATCCTTTAAATCGTCGATTTCATGCTCAACCCAATGCTTGTCCGGTTTGTGGGCCACAGTTAGAATTATGGGATAAAAATGGTTATATAATTGCTAGTTTTCAGGAAGCGTTAAAACAATCGGCGGATATAATTCGTTTGGGTCAAATCTTAGCATTAAAAGGGTTAGGTGGATTTCTTTTAATCGTTGATGCTAGAAACGAAACCGCCGTACAGAATTTACGCACTCGCAAACGTCGCCCCGCTAAACCGTTGGCGGTGATGTATCCTAATTTAGAACAAGTTAAGCAGGATTGTTTGGTTTCTGAATTAGAAGAAAAATTATTATCTTCCCCAGCTTCTCCGATTGTTTTGTTACGTCGAATTTCTCCATTAGGAGGGATAATTTCCCCATCCGTTACACCCGGAAATCCCTATTTAGGGGTGATGTTACCCTACACACCCTTACATCATTTATTATTAGCAGAATTAAATTTTCCCATTGTGGCAACCAGTGGCAATTTTACCAGTGAACCGATTTGTATTGACGAAGCAGAAGCGGTCACTCGGTTGAATCAAATCGCGGATTTTTTCTTAGTTCATAACCGCCCGATTGTTAGACCCATTGATGATTCTGTGGTTCGGGTGATTGCAGGTGAAGAAATGGTGTTGCGTCGCGCCAGAGGTTACGCGCCTTTACCTGTTCCGATTCCAGAAGAGTCTATAGGCGCAGACAGATCCCCATTCTATCAAACTAACTTTAGTTTAGCACAGCCTTCTGATTTGTCAATAGAAACTCCCAAAAAAATTTTAGCGGTGGGAGGACATTTAAAAAATACAATTGCTATAGTATTTAATCAAAAAGCATTCTTAAGTCAACATATTGGAGACTTAGAAAATCCCCAAGCCTTAGCAGCATTTCAAGAGGTGACTAATAGCCTCAGTCAGATTTATGATTTTCAACCGAATGTGATTGTTTGTGATGCTCATCCTGATTATTATTCCACTCAATTTGCAGAGAAGTTATCCCAACAAAATCCCCCCATTCCTTTGATTCGCGTACAACATCATCTCGCTCATATTTTTTCTGTCATTGCTGAACATCATTTACAATCTCCCTTATTAGGAATAGCCTGGGATGGAACTGGATACGGACTAGATGGAACTATTTGGGGAGGAGAATTTTTTCAGCTAACAGAAACCCAAATTCAACGTATTGGTTCTTTTCGTCCCTTTCCCCTTCCGGGTGGAGATAAAGCGGTTTATGAACCTCGAAGAATTGCGTTAGGATTGTTATATGAATTATTCGGAAATTCTATATTTAATCTCAAGATAAATTTAGACTTGATGCAATCTTTCACAACTCAAGAGTTAAAAATTATGCAAACGATGTTAAATCGGAAATTAAATACACCTTTAACATCAAGTGTAGGCAGACTCTTTGATGGGGTGGCTGCTTTATTAGGAATTGCTCAAAC
This is a stretch of genomic DNA from Planktothrix tepida PCC 9214. It encodes these proteins:
- a CDS encoding mechanosensitive ion channel family protein, with amino-acid sequence MIKISLFPILGITLNLGNMGELFNKSITLVAVIFFLLLLMSVLRAIFRKLPNDLPLVAVEVSRIPLVLMTCFTGIHFLLPELPAAGLSGIVQSLHSALTVLILVIATYWIVQLVNQVLVYGLKQYAEQSEAMWDDVVVPIIEVIAPLLIYLVGGLLVLQTLGVDLSKLLLALGGIGFILGFALKDILANFFSGLVLLIDTPFSFGDVISLGDNERAIIRKIGLRVTKLYLIDSHAELYIPNGKLESDSILNLSRPTNHYYYTVSIPIKGDVDPARAIALMQKVVLAHPGTMGDIGQKLGVIDRYYGYSLPVLANEKRESGKQRLIAEQQVSRNLDNVETALANLAEKLGFMEKGGLDGEEIRLLRGCYLEICEMIGLELFSDHFDKRRRPRLVEASGSGEMTLIESIRQWYKTWITDPDLFKEDIVMLPRYWEQKLGLLKSKANKVFRVVNNPTGQETRVDNLIEELRSWMKESFKSSRNEWQDPKVLINEVKGEFVRDTTVKFYIDDIKLEHCERGNRIKSEVRQELIWHLRQEYLM
- a CDS encoding DMT family transporter yields the protein MLFNRFNKPGIALGTILAFIGFGVLSVWFLSKAMQTIPLGTAYAVWTGIGALGTIILGILIFKDPVSLGRLFFLSLLVISLIGLKATSS
- a CDS encoding pentapeptide repeat-containing protein; translation: MLEPNSKERFDSKKALPGLKSSDLGTESESPTPKPRKAVANMILASVAVLSTGIAIWVWVENSRLSQRLKTEASNLTTSSAKKQPKNPQETLLTTKKCPECNLSKANLKKASLREAYLWKANLENADLNDANLELADLRGATLAGADLRDSQLASANLGYANLMGAKLNNVDFQQANLWQANLKNANLNNATFRQADLRKANLEGAILESANFLMANLTSANLKQAQLKNANLNGAILEDANLDKANLQNAVLTEANLTQANLGNGILNQANLQDANLSEAVLWLAQLEKVNLENANLEKAKLGYAKLNQANLNNAQLIDAVLEGASLEDAELKKANLKGAKLERANLLGAYLERANLQEANLAGADLRGANLSKANLQNAYLQGANLRGANLKGADLEGANLRDAQLKGATMPNGRIYVDEEEKE
- the hypF gene encoding carbamoyltransferase HypF — encoded protein: MSQPSSDLNSRQYRLQLRIQGTVQGVGFRPFIYRLATQLNLTGWVNNSVQGVCIEVEGLRENLEQFQRRIQQEKPPQSEIQSLDSVWLPTVGYSQFEIHVSESTTHAQKSAIVLPDLSTCSDCLQEIFDPENRRYQYPFTNCTNCGPRYSIIQALPYDRNHTTMATFTMCSDCQKEYNNPLNRRFHAQPNACPVCGPQLELWDKNGYIIASFQEALKQSADIIRLGQILALKGLGGFLLIVDARNETAVQNLRTRKRRPAKPLAVMYPNLEQVKQDCLVSELEEKLLSSPASPIVLLRRISPLGGIISPSVTPGNPYLGVMLPYTPLHHLLLAELNFPIVATSGNFTSEPICIDEAEAVTRLNQIADFFLVHNRPIVRPIDDSVVRVIAGEEMVLRRARGYAPLPVPIPEESIGADRSPFYQTNFSLAQPSDLSIETPKKILAVGGHLKNTIAIVFNQKAFLSQHIGDLENPQALAAFQEVTNSLSQIYDFQPNVIVCDAHPDYYSTQFAEKLSQQNPPIPLIRVQHHLAHIFSVIAEHHLQSPLLGIAWDGTGYGLDGTIWGGEFFQLTETQIQRIGSFRPFPLPGGDKAVYEPRRIALGLLYELFGNSIFNLKINLDLMQSFTTQELKIMQTMLNRKLNTPLTSSVGRLFDGVAALLGIAQTVSFEGQAAMALEFAIEGLETDEYYSFEWCDLPQPLEKGENLKYFNWESTIQGILQDKINHKPLNLISAKFHNTLVEAVVEIAKKLGEKTITLSGGCFQNQYLIERMIKRLCQEQFQVYWSQKIPPNDGGLALGQAAFLINHQQSVPNRGKKAEKS